From one Bos indicus x Bos taurus breed Angus x Brahman F1 hybrid chromosome 7, Bos_hybrid_MaternalHap_v2.0, whole genome shotgun sequence genomic stretch:
- the LOC113896653 gene encoding olfactory receptor 7A17-like has translation MEVGNQTCISEFTLLGLSEEVLLQPLLFWFFLFMYLVTFIGNLLIILAIITNSHLHTPMYFFLFNLSFSDICFTSTTIPKMLWNIKTQSQVITYEGCIIQMYFFMLFGILDNILLTVMAYDRFVAICHPLQYLIIMNPKFCDLLLLTSWLVSVLDSLLHGLMILRLSFCTKLEIHHFFCELYEVIQLACSDTFLNDLMIYFASGVLVIVPLTGILFSYSKIVSSILKISSTRGKYKAFSTCVSHLSTVSLFYGTSLGVYLSSASTQNSRATAVASVMYTVVTPMLNPFIYSLKNKDIKQALKTLFSRETFLV, from the coding sequence ATGGAAGTAGGAAACCAAACTTGTATTTCAGAGTTTACCCTCCTGGGACTCTCAGAGGAAGTATTACTGCAGCCTCTCCTCTTTTGGTTCTTCCTGTTCATGTACCTGGTCACCTTCATTGGGAACCTTCTCATCATCCTGGCCATTATCACTaactcccacctccacacacccatgtatttctttctcttcaaccTATCTTTTTCAGACATCTGTTTCACCTCTaccaccatcccaaagatgctgtggAACATCAAGACTCAGAGTCAAGTTATCACCTATGAAGGCTGCATCATACAGATgtattttttcatgctttttgGGATATTAGACAACATCCTCTTGACTGTGATGGCTTATGACCGGTTTGTAGCCATCTGCCACCCATTGCAGTACCTGATCATCATGAATCCTAAGTTTTGTGACCTCCTGCTTCTGACATCCTGGTTAGTGAGTGTCCTCGACTCTCTGTTACATGGCTTAATGATTTTGCGACTCTCTTTTTGCACAAAATTGGAAATTCACCATTTTTTTTGTGAACTTTATGAGGTGATTCAGCTTGCTTGTTCTGATACTTTCCTCAATGACCTGATGATATATTTTGCAAGTGGAGTTCTGGTTATTGTTCCACTCACTGGTATCCTTTTTTCTTACTCTAAGATTGTATCctctattttgaaaatttcatcCACAAGGGGCaagtataaagcattttccacaTGTGTGTCTCACCTCTCAACTGTCTCCTTGTTCTATGGTACAAGCCTTGGGGTGTATCTTAGCTCTGCCAGCACACAAAACTCCAGGGCAACTGCAGTAGCCTcagtgatgtacactgtggtcacacccatgctgaacccttTTATCTACAgtcttaaaaacaaagacataaagcAAGCCCTTAAAACACTCTTCAGTAGAGAAACATTCTTGGTATAA